Proteins encoded by one window of Mercenaria mercenaria strain notata chromosome 4, MADL_Memer_1, whole genome shotgun sequence:
- the LOC123551070 gene encoding uncharacterized protein LOC123551070 isoform X2 gives MDIPLFNSEVKKLRKNNKELTAELTDIEKQYKDVYKVAEDWLRHIYMTCQRQFVLWRYWNLKDMIKECIEFLEHPETYRSAIIPEYITETSEKRFDYKDIEKLKTKEEVETDIELKLERKKELEKRIRRLKELGMKYQISKQHYPHRRYEELKSIIKEITRD, from the exons ATGGATATACCATTATTTAATTCAG aagttaaaaagcTAAGAAAAAATAACAAGGAGCTTACAGCAGAACTTACTGATATAGAGAAACAGTATAAAGATGTTTATAAGGTCGCCGAAGATTGGCTCCGTCATATTTATATGACTTGCCAAAGACAGTTTGTGTTATGGAGGTACTGGAACCTTAAGGATATGATAAAGG AATGCATCGAGTTCTTGGAGCATCCAGAAACGTATAGGAGTGCAATAATTCCAGAATACATCACTGAAACAAGCGAAAAGCGATTTG ACTATAAGGATATAGAAAAGctgaaaacaaaagaagaagTGGAAACTGATATTGAACTCAAATTGGAGCGGAAAAAGGAACTCGAGAAAAGAATAAGAAGACTGAAAGAATTGggaatgaaatatcaaatttctaAACAACACTATCCACACAGGCGATACGAGGAACTTAAATCAATCATCAAAGAAATCACTAGAGattga
- the LOC123551070 gene encoding uncharacterized protein LOC123551070 isoform X5 has product MDIPLFNSEVKKLRKNNKELTAELTDIEKQYKDVYKVAEDWLRHIYMTCQRQFVLWRYWNLKDMIKDYKDIEKLKTKEEVETDIELKLERKKELEKRIRRLKELGMKYQISKQHYPHRRYEELKSIIKEITRD; this is encoded by the exons ATGGATATACCATTATTTAATTCAG aagttaaaaagcTAAGAAAAAATAACAAGGAGCTTACAGCAGAACTTACTGATATAGAGAAACAGTATAAAGATGTTTATAAGGTCGCCGAAGATTGGCTCCGTCATATTTATATGACTTGCCAAAGACAGTTTGTGTTATGGAGGTACTGGAACCTTAAGGATATGATAAAGG ACTATAAGGATATAGAAAAGctgaaaacaaaagaagaagTGGAAACTGATATTGAACTCAAATTGGAGCGGAAAAAGGAACTCGAGAAAAGAATAAGAAGACTGAAAGAATTGggaatgaaatatcaaatttctaAACAACACTATCCACACAGGCGATACGAGGAACTTAAATCAATCATCAAAGAAATCACTAGAGattga
- the LOC123551070 gene encoding uncharacterized protein LOC123551070 isoform X6, with the protein MDIPLFNSEVKKLRKNNKELTAELTDIEKQYKDVYKVAEDWLRHIYMTCQRQFVLWRYWNLKDMIKECIEFLEHPETYRSAIIPEYITETSEKRFGMTIRI; encoded by the exons ATGGATATACCATTATTTAATTCAG aagttaaaaagcTAAGAAAAAATAACAAGGAGCTTACAGCAGAACTTACTGATATAGAGAAACAGTATAAAGATGTTTATAAGGTCGCCGAAGATTGGCTCCGTCATATTTATATGACTTGCCAAAGACAGTTTGTGTTATGGAGGTACTGGAACCTTAAGGATATGATAAAGG AATGCATCGAGTTCTTGGAGCATCCAGAAACGTATAGGAGTGCAATAATTCCAGAATACATCACTGAAACAAGCGAAAAGCGATTTGGTATG ACTATAAGGATATAG
- the LOC123551070 gene encoding uncharacterized protein LOC123551070 isoform X3, with amino-acid sequence MDIPLFNSEVKKLRKNNKELTAELTDIEKQYKDVYKVAEDWLRHIYMTCQRQFVLWRYWNLKDMIKECIEFLEHPETYRSAIIPEYITETSEKRFDYKDIEKLKTKEEVETDIELKLERKKELEKRIRRLKELGMKYQISKQHYPHRRYEELKSIIKEITRD; translated from the exons aagttaaaaagcTAAGAAAAAATAACAAGGAGCTTACAGCAGAACTTACTGATATAGAGAAACAGTATAAAGATGTTTATAAGGTCGCCGAAGATTGGCTCCGTCATATTTATATGACTTGCCAAAGACAGTTTGTGTTATGGAGGTACTGGAACCTTAAGGATATGATAAAGG AATGCATCGAGTTCTTGGAGCATCCAGAAACGTATAGGAGTGCAATAATTCCAGAATACATCACTGAAACAAGCGAAAAGCGATTTG ACTATAAGGATATAGAAAAGctgaaaacaaaagaagaagTGGAAACTGATATTGAACTCAAATTGGAGCGGAAAAAGGAACTCGAGAAAAGAATAAGAAGACTGAAAGAATTGggaatgaaatatcaaatttctaAACAACACTATCCACACAGGCGATACGAGGAACTTAAATCAATCATCAAAGAAATCACTAGAGattga
- the LOC128556558 gene encoding circumsporozoite protein-like, with the protein MFDLHSRNNCGMPAPDGCAAATVHSNVDALCLFIRHLSASLSVLKNIHFEMANIHVSCDPTDEYDDDNFEGFSEVSEGELSCLMFIQQEELYNSDICSVSSEDIVSDDTLGNLDDSCLFMDSINIDVFDEFIVDDNQVDDDAVHDNCHYEIHVSSADGMTANPSDSLLATDPSSVDLHIGHLASDLSVNSSFTPPESTSVSPPVNPSVSPPENTSFNPPQNPSVSPPQKPSGSDLTTQPSENPSISPLTTKPSENPSFSPPENPSFSPPENHSVSPSENPSGSPPENLSVCSPENPSGSPLTTQPPESPSVSPPENTSVSPPKNPSSRVSENTSVSPPENPTGRVPENPSVSPPENPSGRVPENPPGRVPENPSVSPPENPSSRVPENTPVSPPENP; encoded by the coding sequence ATGTTTGATTTACATTCAAGGAATAACTGTGGAATGCCAGCACCTGATGGATGTGCTGCAGCAACAGTCCATTCCAATGTTGATGCACTGTGTCTTTTTATTAGACATCTTTCAGCGTCCTTaagtgttttgaaaaatatacattttgaaatggcAAATATACATGTAAGTTGCGACCCAACTGATGAATATGATGACGATAATTTTGAGGGATTTTCCGAAGTAAGTGAAGGTGAACTGTCATGCTTGATGTTTATTCAACAGGAAGAATTATATAATTCTGATATATGTAGTGTATCAAGTGAGGACATAGTGAGTGATGATACTTTAGGAAATCTTGATGATAGCTGTTTATTCATGGATTCAATCAATATTGATGTATTTGATGAGTTTATTGTTGATGATAATCAGGTAGATGATGATGCTGTTCATGATAATTGTCACTATGAGATACATGTGTCATCAGCTGATGGGATGACTGCAAATCCATCAGATAGCCTCCTAGCTACTGACCCCTCCTCAGTTGATCTGCATATTGGCCATCTGGCTAGTGACCTCTCTGTCAACTCCTCATTTACCCCACCTGAGAGCACCTCAGTTAGCCCACCTGTGAACCCCTCAGTTAGCCCACCTGAGAACACCTCATTTAACCCACCTCAGAACCCCTCAGTTAGCCCACCTCAGAAGCCCTCAGGTAGCGATCTTACTACACAACCATCTGAGAACCCCTCAATTAGCCCACTTACCACAAAACCATCTGAGAACCCCTCATTTAGCCCACCTGAGAACCCCTCATTTAGCCCACCTGAGAACCATTCAGTTAGCCCATCTGAGAACCCCTCAGGTAGCCCACCTGAGAACCTCTCAGTTTGCTCACCTGAGAACCCCTCAGGTAGCCCACTTACTACACAACCACCTGAGAGCCCCTCAGTTAGCCCACCTGAGAACACCTCAGTTAGCCCACCTAAGAACCCGTCAAGTAGAGTATCTGAGAACACCTCAGTTAGCCCACCTGAGAACCCCACAGGTAGAGTACCTGAGAACCCCTCAGTTAGCCCACCTGAGAACCCCTCAGGTAGAGTACCTGAGAACCCTCCAGGTAGAGTACCCGAGAACCCCTCCGTTAGCCCACCTGAGAACCCCTCAAGTAGAGTACCTGAGAACACCCCAGTTAGTCCACCTGAGAACCCCTAA